A genomic window from Myxococcales bacterium includes:
- the sthA gene encoding Si-specific NAD(P)(+) transhydrogenase produces the protein MVPLSPVTPLGPTHVDLIVLGSGPGGEGAAMKAAKAGLSVAVVERHHDVGGGCTHWGTIPSKALRHAIRTVAEYRANPLLASLTAHVQVDLPAMLRSADAVVRSQVQLRHGFYERNRVSVIRGTARFLDPHTVEVEAPHGGKSRLVGKGVILAPGARPYHPPDIDFDHPRVRDSDTILRLDSNPQSLIIYGAGVVGCEYASMFRTLGMKVTLINTRDKLLSFLDDEIVDALAYHLRDQGTVIRHMEEYESVETHDDYVVIHLKSGKSLKGDILLWANGRTGNTQGIGLEAIGLTPDSRGQLSVDGHFRTALPHVYAVGDVIGPPALASAAYDQGRAAATHFADGGAEPFTREIPTGIYTTPEISSLGRNERELTLEKVPYEVGHALFRSLARAQIVGQPVGMLKILFHRESRKVLGIHCFGYQAAEIVHIGQAVMSQPDPHNTLDYFITNTFNYPTMAEAYRVAALNGINRCF, from the coding sequence ATGGTTCCGCTCTCCCCGGTGACGCCGCTCGGCCCCACTCACGTCGACCTCATCGTCCTCGGCTCCGGCCCGGGCGGTGAGGGCGCGGCGATGAAGGCCGCGAAGGCGGGCCTCAGCGTGGCGGTCGTGGAGCGACACCACGACGTGGGCGGCGGCTGCACCCACTGGGGCACCATTCCCTCCAAGGCGCTCCGTCACGCGATCCGCACGGTAGCGGAGTACCGCGCGAACCCGCTGCTCGCCTCGCTGACGGCCCACGTGCAGGTCGACCTGCCCGCGATGCTGCGCTCGGCCGACGCCGTCGTGCGCTCGCAGGTGCAGCTCCGCCATGGCTTCTACGAGCGCAACCGCGTGAGCGTCATCCGCGGCACCGCGCGGTTCCTCGATCCGCACACCGTCGAGGTGGAGGCGCCGCACGGCGGAAAGAGCCGGCTCGTGGGCAAGGGCGTCATCCTGGCGCCCGGCGCGCGGCCGTACCACCCGCCCGACATCGACTTCGACCACCCCAGGGTGCGCGACAGCGACACCATTCTGCGCCTCGACTCGAACCCGCAGTCGCTCATCATTTATGGCGCTGGCGTCGTCGGCTGCGAGTACGCCTCGATGTTCCGCACGCTAGGGATGAAGGTCACGCTCATCAACACGCGTGACAAGCTCCTCTCGTTCCTCGACGACGAGATCGTCGACGCGCTCGCCTATCACCTGCGCGACCAGGGCACCGTGATCCGCCACATGGAGGAGTACGAGAGCGTCGAGACTCACGACGACTACGTCGTCATTCACCTAAAGAGCGGCAAGAGCCTCAAGGGCGATATTCTCCTCTGGGCGAACGGCCGCACGGGGAACACGCAGGGCATCGGCCTCGAGGCGATCGGTCTGACGCCCGACTCGCGCGGTCAGCTGAGCGTCGACGGGCACTTCCGCACGGCGCTGCCCCACGTGTACGCGGTGGGCGACGTGATAGGCCCGCCCGCCCTCGCGAGCGCCGCCTACGATCAGGGGCGCGCCGCCGCCACGCACTTCGCCGACGGTGGAGCGGAGCCGTTCACCCGTGAGATCCCCACAGGCATCTACACGACCCCGGAGATAAGCTCTCTCGGCCGCAACGAGCGAGAGCTCACGCTGGAGAAGGTGCCTTACGAGGTGGGGCACGCGCTCTTCCGCAGCCTCGCGCGAGCGCAGATCGTGGGCCAGCCCGTGGGCATGCTGAAGATCCTCTTCCACCGCGAGAGCCGTAAGGTGCTTGGCATTCACTGCTTTGGCTATCAGGCCGCCGAGATCGTGCACATCGGGCAGGCGGTGATGTCGCAGCCCGACCCGCACAACACGCTCGACTACTTCATCACGAACACCTTCAATTACCCCACGATGGCCGAGGCCTACCGGGTCGCCGCGCTGAACGGCATCAACCGCTGCTTCTGA
- a CDS encoding transglutaminase has translation MATRPTTRPRERNTAASLALAGVGWALAMAIPLLAAWLASSLAAYAHHRAWQSALIGVVLFPLAPGVWELAATLRAGPGKRALERRDRLLLRTLFLSVAFLVVLVALFPKKAFTALATRGDWMFDGRTGEAADKGRALTHAAARGLEWLYLAAREEPFDTSDKPPPANELGGEPAPSARVQPSAAPPPSATGSAPVDVAPTSTAPPPAPAKPEFVWPAPARLSPLVQTLPAEAEASPATLGAYIAQHEPTQSERARAVHDWVADRIAYDGPAYREGRRTPQDAATVFRTRVGVCAGYARVFAEVAKAAGLEARYVVGTVRGLGMRPDGELHAWNAVKIDGAWALVDTTWDSGHLDGAKFIKEYRTIYHRTPPEAFRVDHLPDEARWQLAHDPWERGEFFRRPMLSAEFFADGLGLRSPERSQVTVNGAFTIELENPKHLFLIAEDHNAGTRHSCAVTREGAKAEARCPVDSMGAHDVKLFASTVQYGTYHYVGHFEVTRF, from the coding sequence ATGGCCACGCGACCGACCACGCGACCCCGCGAGCGCAACACGGCGGCGTCGCTCGCGCTCGCGGGCGTTGGGTGGGCGCTCGCGATGGCCATCCCGCTGCTCGCGGCGTGGCTCGCCTCGTCCCTCGCGGCCTACGCGCACCACCGCGCGTGGCAGTCGGCGCTCATCGGGGTCGTGCTCTTCCCCCTCGCGCCGGGCGTGTGGGAGCTCGCCGCGACCCTCCGCGCCGGGCCGGGCAAGCGCGCGCTCGAGCGCCGCGATCGTCTGCTCCTCCGGACGCTCTTCCTCAGCGTGGCGTTCCTCGTCGTGTTGGTCGCCCTCTTCCCCAAGAAGGCGTTCACGGCGCTCGCGACCCGCGGCGACTGGATGTTCGACGGGCGCACCGGAGAGGCCGCCGACAAAGGGCGCGCCCTCACCCACGCCGCCGCGCGCGGCCTCGAGTGGCTCTACCTCGCCGCCCGCGAGGAGCCCTTCGACACGAGCGACAAGCCCCCTCCCGCGAACGAGCTTGGGGGTGAGCCGGCACCGAGCGCGCGCGTCCAGCCCTCGGCGGCGCCGCCCCCGAGCGCGACCGGGTCAGCCCCGGTCGACGTCGCGCCCACCTCGACCGCCCCGCCGCCCGCGCCCGCGAAGCCCGAGTTTGTGTGGCCGGCGCCCGCAAGACTCTCGCCGCTCGTGCAGACCCTCCCCGCTGAGGCGGAGGCGTCACCCGCGACGCTGGGCGCTTACATCGCCCAGCACGAGCCCACCCAGAGCGAGCGCGCGCGCGCCGTCCACGACTGGGTCGCCGACCGCATCGCGTACGACGGGCCCGCCTACCGCGAGGGCCGCAGGACGCCGCAGGACGCCGCGACCGTGTTTCGCACGCGGGTCGGCGTGTGCGCAGGCTACGCGCGCGTCTTCGCGGAGGTCGCGAAGGCGGCCGGGCTCGAGGCGCGCTACGTGGTGGGCACCGTCCGCGGCCTGGGCATGCGCCCCGACGGCGAGCTCCACGCGTGGAACGCCGTGAAGATCGACGGCGCGTGGGCGCTGGTGGACACGACGTGGGACTCGGGGCACCTCGACGGCGCCAAATTCATCAAGGAATACAGAACGATATACCACCGCACGCCGCCCGAGGCGTTTCGCGTCGACCACCTCCCCGACGAGGCGCGCTGGCAGCTCGCGCACGATCCTTGGGAGCGCGGCGAGTTCTTCCGGCGCCCCATGCTGAGCGCCGAGTTCTTCGCCGACGGGCTCGGACTGCGGAGCCCGGAGCGCTCGCAGGTCACGGTGAACGGCGCCTTCACGATCGAGCTCGAGAACCCGAAGCACCTGTTCCTCATCGCCGAGGATCACAACGCCGGCACGCGACACTCGTGCGCGGTGACGCGCGAGGGCGCGAAGGCGGAGGCGCGGTGCCCGGTAGACTCCATGGGCGCGCACGACGTGAAGCTCTTCGCGTCGACCGTGCAGTACGGCACGTACCATTACGTGGGACACTTCGAGGTGACCCGCTTCTGA
- a CDS encoding radical SAM protein, with amino-acid sequence MTTTAAAEPRPSVLFAAGTPEGPGAALAAVRETLDAIPNAPSPPRALRWHVDPGNLGLLSRTLRELADLPAGLAPSITAVLAAEDLADDRTVVAREGELAPTLRRLHEEALSRHGGPSLRLELASGRPYFLPPPALDISTNDLCGLACNMCGNRATTRDPHTITVPQVRSLMEQAAAWGVRRVALTGAGEPFRDPAMLDHIRHANALGHLVTITTNGFPVSEKIATELAERVLSVSVSIHGATDATHDAITGVAKAGENAWRAVRRMARARAARGGSKLRVNVSTVIQRANVHEIAALVRRAREEGCDGVNIQPVNLQHGSFHEGRIVRRDDRLRGAHLWPDDRAGDLASLFDELAELRAEYGAFVHATPERLELLRRYFVDSSREALQVACRVGEAFLAVDHRGEIKPCYRLPWSHGDARLTSVQAVWNSQAYARTRALIDACPLTCMNNCFFREKRHG; translated from the coding sequence ATGACGACCACGGCCGCCGCCGAGCCCCGCCCGTCCGTGCTGTTCGCCGCGGGTACACCCGAAGGCCCGGGCGCCGCGCTCGCGGCCGTACGCGAGACGCTGGACGCGATCCCGAACGCCCCCAGCCCGCCGCGCGCCCTGCGCTGGCACGTGGACCCGGGTAACCTCGGGCTCCTCTCGCGGACGCTGCGGGAGCTCGCCGACCTGCCCGCGGGCCTCGCGCCGTCGATCACGGCGGTGCTCGCGGCCGAGGACCTAGCCGACGATCGCACCGTGGTCGCGCGCGAGGGCGAGCTCGCGCCCACCCTCCGCCGCCTCCACGAGGAGGCGCTGAGCCGCCACGGCGGACCTTCGCTCCGGCTCGAGCTGGCCAGCGGGCGCCCTTATTTTCTCCCTCCGCCGGCGCTCGACATCTCGACCAACGACCTGTGCGGGCTCGCCTGCAACATGTGTGGCAACCGCGCCACCACGCGCGATCCGCACACCATCACGGTCCCGCAGGTGCGCTCGCTCATGGAGCAGGCCGCGGCGTGGGGCGTTCGCCGCGTCGCCCTCACCGGCGCGGGGGAGCCGTTCCGCGACCCGGCGATGCTCGACCACATTCGCCACGCGAACGCGCTCGGCCACCTCGTCACGATCACCACGAATGGCTTCCCCGTCTCGGAGAAGATCGCCACCGAGCTCGCCGAGAGAGTGTTGTCCGTCTCGGTCTCCATCCACGGCGCGACCGACGCGACGCACGACGCCATCACGGGCGTGGCCAAGGCCGGCGAGAACGCCTGGAGAGCCGTGCGTCGAATGGCGCGCGCCCGCGCGGCCCGCGGTGGATCGAAGCTGCGCGTGAACGTCTCCACGGTGATCCAGCGCGCCAACGTGCACGAGATCGCCGCGCTCGTCCGCCGCGCGCGCGAGGAGGGGTGCGACGGCGTGAACATTCAGCCGGTGAACCTCCAGCACGGCTCGTTTCACGAGGGGAGGATCGTGCGTCGCGACGATCGGCTGCGGGGGGCGCACCTGTGGCCGGACGACCGCGCGGGCGACCTCGCGAGCCTCTTCGACGAGCTCGCCGAGCTGCGCGCCGAGTACGGCGCCTTCGTCCACGCGACGCCCGAGCGGCTCGAGCTGCTCCGTCGCTATTTCGTGGACTCCTCCCGCGAGGCCCTCCAGGTGGCCTGCCGCGTCGGCGAGGCGTTCCTCGCGGTCGACCACCGCGGAGAGATCAAGCCCTGTTATCGGCTCCCGTGGTCGCACGGAGACGCGCGGCTCACGAGCGTGCAGGCCGTGTGGAATAGCCAGGCGTACGCGCGCACCCGCGCACTCATCGACGCGTGCCCGCTCACTTGCATGAACAACTGCTTCTTCCGCGAGAAGAGGCACGGGTGA
- a CDS encoding NUDIX domain-containing protein → MKANFCIACGAALVTAEDAEGRARNRCTAPDCGWVHYGNPTPVVAAIVEHAEGVLLARNVGWPEGMFGLVTGYLEAGETPEAGVLREVQEELGLTAEVVSLVGVHAFEMKNELLVTYHVRASGEVKLGEELAAYKAVPEAKLRPWPMGTGQALRDWLRSRGRDDV, encoded by the coding sequence ATGAAGGCGAACTTCTGCATCGCGTGTGGGGCGGCGCTCGTGACGGCCGAAGACGCCGAGGGGCGAGCGCGCAATCGGTGCACGGCACCCGACTGCGGGTGGGTGCACTACGGCAACCCGACGCCGGTCGTCGCGGCGATCGTCGAGCACGCCGAGGGCGTCCTGCTCGCGAGGAATGTGGGCTGGCCGGAGGGCATGTTCGGCCTCGTGACGGGCTACCTCGAGGCGGGTGAGACGCCCGAGGCGGGCGTGCTGCGCGAGGTGCAAGAGGAGCTCGGGCTCACCGCGGAGGTCGTGTCGCTCGTGGGAGTGCACGCCTTCGAGATGAAGAACGAGCTGCTCGTCACCTACCACGTGCGCGCCTCCGGAGAGGTGAAGCTCGGGGAGGAGCTCGCCGCGTACAAGGCCGTGCCGGAGGCGAAGCTCCGCCCCTGGCCGATGGGCACGGGCCAGGCCCTCCGCGACTGGCTCCGAAGCCGTGGGCGCGATGACGTGTGA
- a CDS encoding glycosyltransferase produces the protein MKPAPLRVAFHAINGVGLGHLVRAMCVAKEVLAASPGSQVLVLTNARDPSMLTAAGVDFVQFPARLAEPHADPSRVETALLEDEEDAALGAALGAFAPHVVVFDTHAPPRLVARATELGARTVLVLRELRPEALAAFLASGAARAFDRVVVPHEPSEVDARPLEAAGLSVRVVGPVVRPGATLQAPSRARKGAPRVVALAGGGGQPVDARRYMRAVADAHLLARARVPSLETVLVTGPYGAPPEGVRGLRGLTVKGALPDLGPLLASATLVVSQCGYNAVAELRALRKPAVLVPAYRKSEDQSARARRLARVGAAVLARPEARSIASRVEVLLTTPGALDAMSAAHERAPLVPGNRAAAEAVLSPVLRPGGPVRRVVLVAHDLAPRLGGMETVARALARELLARGVDVRVYTTRRLGAGDPAVSGLPEGVVLPMFRPRPRPGRIDLEADLLATLEQALRDEPDVVHLCHAGLAPWVPSLQASLPAVVTVSVHGNDLLAPWVHHGDREESYEIKQLEGLRAAAGVFAVSEFSASLARARGVEGARVFPNGVDVSRFEPGHRGPKERALAARLGLEPGDEVVLTVSRLAPRKGHATVVRAVARLARERPRLRFVYTGASDALHAELRALADELGVTSSVVAAGRVPEDELPALYRLADVFALLAEEPTPSDVEGFGVALLEAAASGVPQVASRSGGIPEAVEDGRTGLLVPPGDDVAAARALARVLDERGLAAELGARSRARAVASFSEARACGRVLDAWTAAAARPLRTSASPDGARLARAARERAASMRREREARAASFRGAIERERGVRLRATGEGDRLLPEVLADCASLGHRPTVEVKLRRFVEADFQAHALPLVGAVEVAHGVPFPSASALLETLRGLPSSSIDRVRVVRLFLTPDARASDAIAVRAVPEAHALRRFFGDRGATVVPPPELMRYLSAVPAGGPETGMIEPTNLCNLACPTCPTGTGKIKPLPQMSLGAFGGVLDQLTPRLRNLALWNYGEPLLNRDLPGMIAHAKAAGVGVVKVSSNVHFLDGARGEALLLSGLDVLILSVDGASQATYQTFRKDGEFDRVAGSVARLCAEKKRLGLAKPRIELQFIAMRHNEHELPEMRRLAREWGVDALRVKTVGADDEGSRGLVPATRLLSRYGADGVTPNTHHAFCTMAWDHTVVNVDGSVTPCCYLRPDMGPEFVMGNVFETPFLSVWRGERYRRFREAMLAGRAGMPVCGTCRGGTHDLLVAVEAVAPS, from the coding sequence GTGAAGCCCGCGCCGCTCCGGGTCGCGTTTCACGCGATCAACGGCGTCGGGCTCGGCCACCTGGTCCGGGCGATGTGCGTCGCCAAAGAGGTGCTCGCCGCGTCGCCCGGGAGCCAGGTGCTCGTGCTCACCAACGCGCGCGATCCATCGATGCTCACCGCCGCCGGCGTTGACTTCGTGCAGTTTCCCGCGCGCTTGGCGGAGCCCCACGCCGATCCCTCGCGCGTCGAGACGGCTCTTCTCGAAGACGAAGAGGACGCGGCGCTCGGGGCGGCGCTCGGCGCGTTCGCGCCCCACGTCGTGGTGTTCGACACGCACGCTCCACCGAGGCTCGTCGCGCGCGCGACGGAGCTCGGCGCCCGCACGGTGCTCGTGCTCCGCGAGCTGCGGCCCGAGGCGCTCGCCGCCTTCCTCGCGAGCGGCGCGGCCCGCGCGTTCGATCGCGTGGTGGTGCCCCACGAGCCCAGCGAGGTCGACGCGCGGCCCTTGGAGGCCGCGGGCCTCTCGGTGCGGGTCGTGGGTCCCGTGGTGCGCCCCGGCGCGACGCTACAGGCCCCGTCGCGTGCGAGGAAAGGCGCGCCCCGAGTGGTCGCTCTCGCGGGCGGCGGCGGGCAGCCCGTCGACGCGCGGCGGTACATGCGCGCCGTGGCGGACGCCCACCTCCTCGCGCGGGCCCGCGTGCCGAGCCTCGAGACCGTGTTGGTCACGGGCCCCTACGGCGCGCCGCCGGAGGGCGTGCGGGGCCTGCGCGGGCTCACGGTGAAAGGCGCGCTCCCCGACCTCGGCCCGCTCCTCGCGTCGGCCACCCTCGTCGTGTCGCAGTGTGGCTACAACGCCGTCGCGGAGCTGCGTGCGCTCCGCAAGCCGGCCGTCCTCGTCCCCGCGTATCGGAAGTCCGAGGACCAATCGGCGAGGGCGCGCCGCCTCGCGCGCGTAGGCGCCGCGGTCCTCGCGCGCCCCGAGGCGCGGTCGATCGCGTCCAGGGTGGAGGTGCTCCTCACCACCCCCGGCGCGCTCGACGCCATGTCCGCCGCGCACGAGCGCGCGCCTCTGGTCCCCGGGAACCGCGCGGCCGCCGAGGCGGTGCTCTCGCCCGTGCTGCGCCCCGGCGGTCCCGTGCGCCGCGTGGTCCTCGTGGCCCACGATCTCGCGCCGCGCCTCGGTGGAATGGAGACCGTCGCGCGGGCCCTCGCGAGAGAGCTGCTCGCGCGCGGAGTGGACGTCCGCGTCTACACGACGCGGCGGCTCGGCGCGGGGGATCCCGCGGTGTCGGGCCTGCCAGAGGGCGTCGTGCTCCCGATGTTTCGCCCGCGCCCGCGCCCTGGGCGCATCGACCTCGAGGCCGACCTCCTCGCCACCCTCGAGCAGGCGCTGCGTGACGAGCCCGACGTGGTGCACCTGTGCCACGCGGGGCTCGCGCCGTGGGTCCCTTCGCTTCAAGCGAGCCTGCCCGCGGTGGTCACGGTCAGCGTACACGGCAACGATCTCCTCGCGCCGTGGGTGCACCACGGTGACCGCGAAGAGTCGTATGAAATCAAACAACTAGAAGGCCTTCGTGCGGCCGCGGGGGTCTTCGCGGTGTCGGAGTTCTCCGCCTCCCTCGCGCGTGCGCGCGGCGTCGAAGGGGCCCGGGTCTTTCCGAACGGAGTCGACGTCTCACGGTTCGAGCCGGGCCATCGCGGGCCAAAGGAGCGAGCGCTCGCCGCGCGCCTCGGCCTCGAGCCGGGCGACGAGGTGGTGCTCACGGTGTCACGCCTCGCCCCGCGCAAGGGTCACGCGACCGTCGTCCGCGCCGTCGCGCGCCTCGCGCGCGAGCGCCCGCGCCTCCGCTTCGTCTACACGGGCGCGAGCGACGCGCTTCACGCCGAGCTCCGCGCGCTCGCGGACGAGCTCGGCGTCACGTCGAGCGTGGTCGCGGCCGGTCGCGTGCCCGAGGACGAGCTGCCCGCGCTCTACCGTCTGGCCGATGTGTTCGCCCTGCTCGCGGAAGAGCCCACCCCGAGCGACGTGGAGGGGTTCGGCGTAGCGCTGCTCGAGGCGGCGGCGAGCGGCGTGCCGCAGGTGGCGTCGCGGAGCGGAGGCATCCCCGAGGCGGTCGAGGACGGGCGCACGGGGCTCCTCGTCCCCCCGGGCGACGACGTCGCCGCCGCGCGGGCCCTCGCGCGTGTGCTCGACGAGCGGGGGCTCGCGGCGGAGCTCGGCGCGCGTTCACGAGCGCGCGCCGTCGCGTCGTTCTCCGAGGCGCGCGCGTGCGGGCGTGTGCTCGACGCGTGGACCGCCGCCGCGGCGCGCCCGCTCCGCACCTCGGCCTCGCCCGATGGCGCGCGGCTCGCGCGGGCCGCCCGGGAGCGCGCGGCGTCGATGCGACGCGAGCGCGAGGCGCGGGCCGCGAGCTTCCGCGGCGCGATCGAGCGCGAGCGCGGGGTCCGCCTCCGCGCTACGGGCGAGGGCGATCGCTTGCTGCCCGAGGTCCTGGCGGACTGCGCGTCGCTCGGCCACCGCCCGACCGTCGAGGTGAAGCTTCGGCGCTTCGTCGAGGCCGACTTCCAGGCCCACGCGCTGCCCCTGGTCGGCGCCGTCGAGGTCGCGCACGGCGTGCCGTTCCCGAGCGCGAGCGCGCTCCTCGAGACCCTCCGCGGGCTGCCCTCGTCGTCGATCGATCGCGTCCGCGTCGTGCGCCTCTTCCTCACGCCGGACGCCCGCGCCAGCGACGCGATCGCCGTGCGGGCCGTGCCCGAGGCCCACGCGCTGCGTCGCTTCTTCGGCGATCGGGGCGCCACCGTCGTGCCGCCGCCGGAGCTCATGCGCTACCTCTCGGCCGTGCCCGCCGGCGGGCCCGAGACCGGCATGATCGAGCCGACGAACCTGTGCAACCTCGCGTGCCCCACGTGCCCCACGGGCACGGGCAAGATCAAGCCGCTCCCGCAGATGAGCCTCGGCGCGTTCGGCGGCGTGCTCGATCAGCTCACGCCACGCCTTCGCAACCTAGCCCTGTGGAACTATGGAGAACCGCTGCTGAATCGGGACCTCCCGGGCATGATCGCCCACGCGAAGGCGGCGGGGGTGGGCGTCGTCAAGGTCTCGTCGAACGTGCACTTCCTCGACGGCGCGCGCGGCGAGGCGTTGCTTCTCTCGGGCCTCGACGTGCTGATCTTGAGCGTCGACGGCGCGAGCCAGGCGACTTACCAGACCTTCCGGAAAGACGGCGAGTTCGACCGGGTCGCCGGCTCCGTGGCCCGGCTCTGCGCCGAGAAGAAGAGGCTCGGGCTCGCGAAGCCCCGCATCGAGCTTCAGTTCATCGCCATGCGCCACAACGAGCACGAGCTCCCCGAGATGCGACGCCTCGCGCGCGAGTGGGGGGTCGACGCGCTCCGCGTGAAGACCGTGGGCGCGGACGACGAAGGTTCGCGCGGGCTCGTGCCGGCGACACGGCTGCTGTCGCGCTACGGGGCCGACGGCGTCACGCCGAACACGCACCACGCGTTCTGCACGATGGCGTGGGACCACACGGTCGTGAACGTCGACGGCTCGGTCACGCCGTGCTGCTATTTGCGACCGGACATGGGGCCCGAGTTCGTCATGGGGAACGTCTTCGAGACACCTTTTCTCTCCGTCTGGCGCGGTGAGCGCTACCGCCGCTTCCGTGAGGCCATGCTCGCGGGGCGCGCAGGCATGCCCGTGTGTGGCACCTGCCGCGGGGGCACCCACGATCTGCTCGTGGCCGTCGAGGCGGTGGCCCCGTCATGA
- a CDS encoding serine/threonine protein phosphatase: MLKFSDDPTMAEQEMNAIIFYLVTFGYIDGDFDAAEKTFVRDYIHKLIDARARHAMPGAAEDVRTEIVQKYTRHFLEVFEGIDQNVKELFTESVSTDEDPTVFVHGRLKSKCFEIFKSFDRTGQDHLMASIDDLLMADGEAHPAEIEFRAELAALLDADLDLDLDIELDVPVPSHRSSVHPQVPMPRSEENHAFFEPMEQHFSKDRDRILAQVEKDRALIDRCLEVLKRQAAEGAGRLSGKHKVDELEGAFLDGHVYVRKPKPGQRHELLVLGDLHGCYSVLKAALMQSRFFEKVDAYRASPTTQPYPILVLLGDYIDRGLFSLNGVLRLVMQLLVTAPDHVIVLRGNHEYYIEHAGNMYGGVKPAEAINTLKPHLSIDVFRHYRELFEAMPNVFLFNRIFFVHGGIAKDRLLKERYKDLSSLNDPDLRFQMMWSDPSAADVIPADLQDKASRFMFGRMQFRAFMQKVGMNTMIRGHEKVNAGYHLQYDDDRGRLITLFSAGGKDNGDLPAESTYRSVTPMALTIEHHGEEARITPWAPDFESYNDPQRNAFFKIPPEIEHRA, translated from the coding sequence ATGCTCAAGTTCAGCGACGACCCCACCATGGCCGAGCAGGAGATGAACGCCATCATCTTCTACCTCGTGACGTTCGGCTACATCGACGGGGACTTCGACGCCGCGGAGAAGACCTTCGTGCGCGACTACATCCACAAGCTCATCGACGCCCGCGCGCGCCACGCCATGCCGGGCGCGGCCGAGGACGTGCGCACCGAGATCGTCCAGAAGTACACGAGGCACTTCCTCGAGGTCTTCGAGGGCATCGACCAGAACGTGAAGGAGCTCTTCACCGAGTCCGTGTCGACCGACGAGGACCCCACGGTGTTCGTCCACGGGCGCCTCAAGTCGAAGTGCTTCGAGATCTTCAAGTCGTTCGACCGCACCGGCCAAGACCACCTCATGGCGAGCATCGACGACCTCCTCATGGCCGACGGCGAGGCACACCCCGCGGAGATCGAGTTCCGCGCGGAGCTCGCCGCGCTGCTCGACGCCGATCTCGACCTCGACCTCGACATCGAGCTGGACGTGCCCGTGCCGAGCCACAGGTCCAGCGTCCATCCGCAGGTGCCCATGCCGCGCAGCGAGGAGAACCACGCGTTCTTCGAGCCCATGGAGCAGCACTTCTCCAAGGATCGGGATCGCATCCTCGCGCAGGTCGAGAAGGACAGGGCGCTCATCGATCGGTGCCTCGAGGTCCTGAAGAGGCAGGCGGCCGAGGGGGCCGGTCGCCTCTCGGGCAAGCACAAGGTCGACGAGCTCGAGGGCGCGTTCCTCGATGGCCACGTGTACGTGCGCAAGCCCAAGCCTGGCCAGCGCCACGAGCTGCTCGTGCTCGGGGATCTGCACGGCTGCTACAGCGTGCTCAAGGCCGCGCTCATGCAGTCGCGCTTCTTCGAGAAGGTCGACGCCTACCGCGCGAGCCCGACCACCCAGCCCTACCCGATCCTCGTCCTGCTGGGCGACTACATCGACCGCGGCCTCTTCAGCCTGAACGGCGTGCTGCGTCTGGTCATGCAGCTCCTGGTGACCGCGCCGGACCACGTGATCGTGCTCCGCGGAAACCATGAATACTACATCGAACACGCGGGCAACATGTACGGCGGCGTGAAGCCCGCCGAGGCGATCAACACCCTCAAGCCGCACCTCAGCATCGACGTCTTCCGGCACTACCGCGAGCTCTTCGAGGCGATGCCGAACGTGTTCTTGTTCAACCGCATCTTCTTCGTCCACGGTGGCATCGCGAAGGATCGCCTGCTGAAGGAGCGCTACAAGGACCTCTCGAGCTTGAACGACCCCGACCTGCGCTTCCAAATGATGTGGAGCGATCCGTCGGCGGCCGACGTGATCCCGGCCGATCTGCAAGACAAGGCGTCGCGCTTCATGTTCGGCCGCATGCAGTTTCGCGCGTTCATGCAGAAGGTCGGCATGAACACGATGATCCGCGGGCACGAGAAGGTGAACGCGGGCTATCACCTGCAGTACGACGACGACCGCGGCCGGCTCATCACGCTGTTCTCCGCCGGCGGCAAGGACAACGGCGATCTCCCCGCCGAGAGCACGTACCGCAGCGTCACGCCGATGGCGCTCACGATCGAGCACCACGGCGAGGAGGCGCGCATCACCCCGTGGGCGCCCGACTTCGAGTCGTACAACGACCCGCAGCGCAACGCGTTCTTCAAGATCCCCCCGGAGATCGAGCACCGCGCCTGA